The genomic window CTTCGATCCCGCCCACCCCGACCGCGTAGCTGTGGCAGCCGGGGCGCCCTGGTTCATGGCACTGTTCGGGCGCGATTCGCTGTTGTCCTCCTACATGTCCCTCATGGTGGACCCACGGCTGGCCGCCGGAACCTTGCAAACACTCGCGGCCCTGCAAGGCAGCAAAGTGGATGTGGACTCCGAGGAAGAGCCCGGCCGCATGCCCCACGAAGTCAGGCTCGGAGTTACTGCCGGTTTGTCCCTGGGCGGCACCGCCTACTACGGGACCGCGGACGCCACACCCCTGTTCGTCTCCACGCTGGGCGAACTGAGCAGGTGGGGACTTGGCGCGGACATCATCGACTCACTCCTGCCGCACGCCGACCGCGCCATCGAATGGATGGAACAGTACGGAGACCGCGACGGCGACGGCTTCATCGAATACCAACGGCCCAACGAGCACGGACTCGTCAACCAGGGCTGGAAGGACTCCTGGGACGGCATCAACTTCGCCGACGGCCGCATGGCTGAGACGCCCATAGCCCTCTGCGAGGTCCAGGCCTACGCCTACGCGGCCTACGTGGGCCGCTCGCTGCTGGCCCGGGCGGCCGGGGACACCGCCGTCGAACGCCGTTGCGCGGACAGGGCCGAAACGCTGAAAGAGGCCTTCAACGAGGCCTTCTGGCTCCCGGACCGCGGCTATTTTGCGCTGGCGCTGGACAAGGACAAAAAGCCCGTGGACTCGTGCACCTCCAACATGGGGCACTGCCTGTGGGTGGGCATCGTGGACGAAGACAAGGCGCCGCTGGTGGCCGAGCGACTGATGTCCCCGGAGATGTTCACCGGCTGGGGCATCCGCACGTTGGGATCGGACATGGGCGCATACAACCCCGTCAGCTACCACAACGGCTCCGTCTGGCCCCACGACACCGCGCTCGCCGCCACCGGACTCATGCGATACGGCTTCGTAAAGGAAGCCAGCCGGGTTGCCAGCGGATTGTTCGACGCCGCCGAACACTTCGGCGGTCAGCTCCCCGAACTCTTCTGCGGCTTCGACCGGGGAGACTTTTCCAAGCCGGTCCCGTATCCGACGGCGTGTTCCCCCCAAGCGTGGGCGGCTGCGGCGCCGGTACAACTGGCCCGGATCCTGTTGCGGTTCGATCCCGACTTCACCAGGAACGTGCTGCACCTGGCCCCGATTCTGCCCGACGCCTATGGGTCCTTCCGTGCCGACAACGTGCTGCTGGGGAACTCCCGGATTACCGTTCAGGCCGCCGGTTCTTCCGGGACGGTGACCGGGCTGCCGCCAGGGCTCGAGCTGCGGTCAGATCCCAGACCGCCGTTGACGGGGGAGATGTTCGGCTAGCTGATTTTCAGAGCCGGTGTTCCATCACGTAGTCGTGTTCCACGGTGTTGCCGAGCTTGAATGACTTGGTGCCCACCCGTTGGAAGCCGCTCTTCTCGTAAAAGCGGATTGCTTTCGCGTTCTCGCTGTTGACGCCCAGCCACACACCGGCTGCGCCCCTGTCCGCGGCGTGGGCCAGTGAGGCCTTGATGAGCTGGGTTGCTGCACCCTTGCCATGATGGTCGGGGTGGACGTAGCACTTGCTCAGCTCCGTGGAAGGGAGCGCGGAAAGCACTGCGGCGACATCGGGGTCGCTTGCCGGCTTGGCAATCAGCATGGTGTACCCAGTGAGCTGACCGTCGTTATCGAGAACCAGGATGGTGATGTTGGCGTCGGTCAGGTAGTCCTTGAAGTTGGCTTCGCTCAGCGTCTTTTCCAGGTGGGCCTGGATATCCGCCGGGGACGAGCCGGGCGGGCACGCCAGCGGGAAGGTGACGGCCGCAAGCTCAGCCAGCTTCCCGGCGTCGTGCGTTGTTGCGGTACGGATGGTTTCAGTCACGTGGGTCCCCCTTGGATTTTTTACACAGCAAATGCCCCTAAGAAGGAATCCTAAGGGCATTGGCTGTGTGAAAACTCCTAGTCGGCTTTGACCGCCAGGACCGGGCAGTCCGCCTCCAGCAGGATCCGCTGGGACACGCTGCCCATGATGAGCTTGCCCACCGGGCTGCGGCGGCGAAGACCGATGACAATCAGCCCGGCGTCGTGCTCTTCGGCTGCGTCCAGTACCTCGGCCGCCGCATCATGGCCGCGGATGGGCTGCTTGATGATGTGCTGGATGCCATGCTCCGCCAGCCGGTCCTCGATGCTCTGGATCTCCGGTTCCTGGGCGTACCGGTTATCCACCAGGGCGTCGCCCTTGGAGGAGTTGATGACCAGCAGGGTGTCGTTGCTTTTCTTGGCCTCGGCGATGGCTTGCGTCAATGCCGCTTCGCCTTCCGGCGTGGGGACGTATCCCACCACGATGGTCATGGTTTCTCCTGGTTCCGGTGGGTTGTTGTTGTCGGTTCGATGGGTGCAGCCGTTGCTGTTTCCACGGGAGCTGCCTGCTCAGGTGGTCCTGCGAACTGCTCGGACGGTCCTGCGAAAACTGCTGCAGGGCGGTTCCGGCGGATGAGCTTGAGGACCAGCGGCCAGGCCAGGATGATCGCGATGATGACGTAGATTCCGATTGCGATCGGCTCACTGAAGAGCCCGGCCGGGTCTCCGGCACTGAGCTGCAGTGTCTTGCGCAGCTGGCCTTCCAAACGGGGGCCAAGAATGACGCCCAGGATGAGCGGCAAGACGGGGAGGCCGAACCGCCGCATCATGAAACCAAGTGCACCGAGGACCAGCAGGATCACCAGGTCGAACGCCTGCAGGTTCACCGAGTAGGCGCCCAGGGTGGCGAAGAACAGGATGCCTGCGTACAGGTACGGGCGGGGGAGCTGCAGGAGCTTGGCCCACAGGGGTGCCAGCGGCAGGTTGATCAGCAGGAGCAGGAGATTGCCAATGAAGAGGCTGGCAATCAAAGCCCACACCAGGGGTCCCTGACTGGAAAACAGCTGCGGTCCGGGCTGAATGCCGTAGGACGTGAACGCTGCAAGCATGACGGCGGCCGTTGCGTTGGTGGGCAGGCCGAGCGCCAGCATGGGGGTGAGAGTGCCTGCCGCCGCTGCGTTGTTGGCAGCTTCCGGCCCGGCTACACCCTCAATTGCGCCGTGTCCGAATTCTTCGGGGTGCTTGCTGAGGCGCTTTTCCGTGACGTAGGAGAGGAAGGTGGGGATCTCGGCGCCGCCCGCGGGCAAAGCCCCAAACGGGAACCCAAACACTGTGCCGCGAAGCCACGGCTTCCAGGAACGCTGCCAGTCCTTCTTGCCCATCCAAGGACGGCCAACCGGAATGATGTGCAACGGGGTACGACGCAAGTGGGCGGCGACCCAGAGTGCCTCGCCCACGGCGAAGATGGCCACGGCCACCACCACAATGTCCAGTCCGTCAGAGAGCAGCGGAATGCCGAACGTGAGGCGGCTTTGACCCGTCACGGAATCGAGGCCCACCAAGCCGATAGCCAGGCCAAGGCCCAAGGAGGCAAAGCCGCGCAGCCGTGACTTGCCCAGTACGGCAGTGACGGCCAGCAAGGCCAGCATCATGATGGCGAAATAGCTGGGGGAGCCCAGGCTGACGGCGAACTTCACAACGATCGGCGCACAGACCGCAAGGAGGGTGGTGCCGATGGTGCCCGCCACGAACGAGCCGATGGCCGCCGTCGCAAGTGCCTGGGCGGCGCGACCCGCCTTGGCCATCTTGTTGCCCTCGATGGCAGTGACCACCGACGACGATTCCCCGGGAGTGTTCAGCAGGATGGAGGTAGTGGAGCCGCCGTACATGCCGCCGTAGTAGATACCGGCGAACATGATGAAGGCGCTGGTGGGTTCAAGGGCATAGGTGACCGGCAGCAGCAAAGCCACGGTCATGGCCGGGCCGAGTCCCGGAAGGACACCGACGGCGGTGCCCAGGATGACGCCGATCATGGCGTACATGAGGTTCAAGGGGGTCAGGGCGGTGGAGAAACCGTCCATCAAGGAGGACCAGACGTCCATCAGAGGATTCCTTCCAGGAGCCCGGCCGGCAAAGCAATGCCCAGGCCGAGGTAGAAGCCGTAGAAGGTGAGCAGGGAAAGAGCCACGGAGATGATTCCGTCGCGGATGTACCGGCGGCTGCCCAAGGCAAGGACGCTGCCCCAGAACAGGATGGTGCCGGAGATGACCCAGCCGGCCCAGTCGATGAGCAGGATGTTCAACAGGAAGGCGCCGGCCAGCGGAAGGATGGTTTTCCAGTCCGCAGGGTGGGTCAGGTCCACATCCTCGCCTTCTTCGGCTTCACCTTTGCCGCCACGGAGGACGTTGATGGCCAGCATCACAGCGCAGATCAGGAGAATCCCGGCAACAATGAACGGGACAGTCTTTGGACCCACGGGGTCCGATTTCGAGTACGGGGTTACCAGGCCGTTGGCGTCCAGGAAGACGAGGACCCCAACCACGCCGAGCAGGAGGGCTACCCCCAGCTCGGCGCGGCCTTTCAAGCCTGTTGCTGGAGAGCTCACGCCAAACCAAGCTTGGTGAGGACGTCCGCCACCCGCTTGTCCTGGTCGGTCAGGAAGGTCTTGAACTCATCGCCGGTGACAAAGGCATCGGTCCAGCTGTGGGTCTTCAGTGCTTCCTTCCAGCCGGCAGACTCGTGCATCTTCTCGAGTGCGGCAATCAGGGACTGCTTGTCGGCATCGCTGATGCCCGGAGGGGCCACAACGCCGCGCCAGTTGCTGAACACCAGGTCAATGTTGGATTCCTTGAGCGTCGGGGCATCCACGCCTTCAAGCCGCTTCTCGCCGCTGGTGGCAAGGACTCGGACTTCTCCGGACTTGATCTGCTCCAGGTACTCGCCGGCACCCGAGGCTGCAAAGCCGAGCTTGTTGCCCAGGATGGCGGGAAGGAGATCGCCGCCGCCGTCGTAGGAGACAAAGTTGACCTTGGTGGCGTCAATGCCCACAGCACCTGCCAACTGCATCGGCAGAAGGTGGTCCGGGCCGCCGGGGGAGGAGCCGCCGCCAACGGAGATGGAAGCGGGATCGGCCTTCCATGCCTTCACCAGATCATCAATGGTCTTGTAAGGGGAGTCCTTGCTGACCATGATGGCGCCGGGCTCTTCAATCAGCTTGGCCAAAGGAGTGGTGTCCGTCAGCTTGGACTGGGACTTGTTGGTGTAGCTGGCACCCACAACGCCCAGGCCCATGAGCATAGTGAGGTCGCCATTGCCCTTTTCATTCACCACACGGGCCAGGCCCACTGTGCCGCCTGCACCGGCAAGGTTGAACACCTCGGTGTTGTTGGCGATCTTCTCATCGTCCAGGACCTTGGCCGCGGCCCGGGCGGTGGTGTCATAACCGCCACCGGGAGTATTCGGGACCATGATCTGCAGGCCGGTGATCGGTCCGGCAGCAGCGCCGGAGCTTTCAGTACCGGTGGAGCTCTTACCTGTGGCACCGCAGCCGGTGGCCATCAGGGCGATGCCGGCGGCGACGGCGGCGATTCGCAATGCGCGGATCTGGCGCATGGTGTTCCTCTTCTCATCATCGAAAATTCGGTGCAGGGCAATCAGCGTTGTGCCCCGTTGATTTGATGCTAGGTCCGCACGTGACGGCTATCACTCTTGTGTTCGCAGTGATCTTTAAGTTCATTGCGTTCACGGTCTTCGAAGGCCCCGTGGAGCTCTGGGGTATAGTTCCGATACGCCAAGCGGAGCAACCCCGGACCACTCCTTACTCCGGCGCCATCAAAGGATTCAGCAGTGACTCGACTGACCCGACTGTCTCGAAGAAGAGGCATGTCCCTGGCCGGGCAATACCTGGTGTTGCAGTTGCTCATTGTCCTGGCCGTTCTGGTGGCAGTGGTAGCGATCTCCCTGGCCCAGTCGGCCGCCGCCTTCGAACGGACCGAAGGCCGGCGGGCATTGTCCGCAGCAGAGGCTCTGGGGAACAACCCCACCGTGCGTGCGCTGCTGCCCACCGCCGAACCACGCGGCGGATCGGCGCTGCCCGCCGTGGCCGAATCGGTCAGGACGGTCTCCGGTTCAGCGCACGTTGCGCTCGCAAAACTGGACGGAACCGTGATCACGGCCTCGGATCCGGGACTGATCGGCCGGCCCTTGCCGCTGGGGGAGAGCAGGGTCATGGAAGGACGGGCTTGGACCGGAGTCCTCAACGGCAGCAACGGGGCAGTCCTTTCGGCCCACGTGCCGGTCATTGACGATTCCGGAAACATGATCGGCATCGCTTCCATCAGCCGCAATTACCCCTCCACGTTGGAAAGACTGGGCGATGCCGTCCCAAACCTCCTCACTTACCTTGGTGTGGCCAGCATCCTTGGAGTGGCCGGCTCCCTGCTGTTGTCGCGGCGCGTCAAACGGCAGACCCTGGGTATGGAACCGCGCGAAATCACGGGCCTGGTTGAAAACAGGGAAGCAATGCTGCAGGGCTTGAAGGAAGGCGTGGTGGCCCTGGACCCCCACGAACGGATCACCGTGGCGAACCAGAGCGCCCGCCAACTGCTGGGGTTGCCCGCCGACTGCGTCGGAAAGAAACTCCGTTCCCTTCACGTGGACCCGGCGTTGAAAACCGTCCTCACCCGCGAACAATCAGACCCGGACCAACTGGTACTTGTCGGGGAACGGCTGGTGGTCATGAACAGGGTGGCACTGCACTCCCACGGACGGGACATTGGCTCCGTGACAACACTGAGGGACCGGACGGAGCTGTCCTCGTTGGAAAGCGAACTCGGCGCCACCCGCACTGTCACGGACACCTTGCGGGCCCAAGCACACGAGTTCGCCAACCAACTCCACGTCATTTCGGGCCTCATCCAAATTGGCGAATACGATTCCGTGGTGCAGTTCGTCAACGGCGCCACCGTGGACCGCACCCGGCTCAGCGACGACGTCACCAGCCGCATCGAAGACCCGGCGCTCGCCGCCCTCCTCATCGCCAAAGCCAGCCTCGCCGCCGAACGCGGCGTTGAGCTGCAGTTGGATCCGCAGTCCGCCCTGCCTCGCGTGGATGAGGAATTGTCCCGTGACGTCACCACCGTGGTGGGCAACCTGGTGGACAACGCGTTCGACGCCGTGACCGGCCGCGCCGGGGCCTTGGTCCGGGTGCTGGTGGTCGACTCGCACGACGGCGTGACGGTCACCGTCCGCGACAACGGGCCTGGAGTCCCTTCCGGGGCAACGGAGGACATCTTCCGGCAGGGTTTTTCCACCAAAGACCCCGGGCCCGGTGATGCAAGGGGCTTTGGGTTGGCGTTGTCGCGCGTGATCTGCCGGCGCTCCGGAGGCGGGCTGACCTTCTCCAACGACAACGGGGCTGTGTTCACGGCGCGGTTCAGGAAGGCGGATCCGGGCCCGGCCGTCTCAGGCAGGACCGACCCAGGCAACACGGGTCCAGGCAAGGCCGGCGCAACCGGTCCAGGCACGACCGGTCCAGCCACGAAAGACAGGAATTCCAACAAAGGGGCAACGCAGCCGTGATCAAGGTACTGATTGTCGATGACGACTTCATGGTGGCCAAGGTCCACGCCGGATTCATTCAACGGACACCCGGCTTCGGAGTGGTAGGGGTTGCCCACACGGGCGCCCAGGCACTGATCGAAACCCGGCGGCTCCAGCCTGACTTGGTGCTGCTGGACATCCATTTGCCCGATATCAACGGGTTGGAACTCATGCACCAACTGCGCGACGTCGCTCCGGACCTGGACGTTCTGGTCATCAGCGCCGCCCGGGAGGTGGAAACCGTGCGCAAAGCGCTGCGCGGCGGAATCGTCCACTACCTGATCAAGCCGTTTTCGCAGTCCGACCTGCAGGAACGGTTGCAGCACTACCTCAGCGCCTACCAAGGCCTGGATGCGTCCAAGGTAGAGGCGGAGCAATCGGATGTGAACCGCGTCTTCGGGCTGGGCATTTCCGAGCGGACCCTGCCCAAGGGGTGCAGCGTGGAGACACTGGAACTGGTGGAATCGGCGCTGAAATCAGCGCCCGGTGACCTCTCAGCCGCTGAGCTCGCAGAGCAACTAGGCACCTCGCGCGTCAGTGCCAGGCGCTACCTTGAGTACCTCCACGACGAAGGTGCGCTGGAAGTCAGGCTCAAGTACGGCGTCGGGCGTCCTGAAAGGCGATACGTCCTGAAGGGGCGGTGAGCTGTTGGTGACAACAAAACGACTGAAGCGGACGACGCCGGGTGGGAACCCGGCGTCGTCCGCTTCAGTTGTCTTTGGGTGCTTCCAGGCGCGCGTTACTTGGTGACCAGGAGGCCGGTGTCCCAGTTGAAGTCCTCGAAGGCCGGGTTGGCTTGCATGGTCATCAGGACGAACTGGAAGCCCTCAAGTTCACGAGCCCGCTTCAGGGGTCCGACCACCAGGGGACGCATGCCGCCCGCGCTGACCAAGCCGCTGACGGCGGCCGTTGCTGCGTCGTCATCGCCCGCGATGAACACGTCCAGCGGCTTGCCCCCGGACTCACCGGCAACCAGGGTGCCGGCGAACGTGGTGTTGAAAGCCTTCACGACGTGGGAGCCGGACGGGGCGAGCTGGGCGATTTCCTCGGCGGCCGACGTCCCGGGCTCTACCACGAGGGAATCGAACGTCTCGAAGTTCACCGGGTTGGTGATGTCAACAATCGTCTTGCCGGCAAGGGCTTCGCCGTAGGTGGAGACGATGGACTTGGCGGCGTCGAAAGGAACCGCGAGAACCACGATGTCTCCTTGCGGAGCCGCTGCAGTGGTACCGGAGGTGACGCGGGCGCCCAATTCAGCGGCCAGTTCCTGGGCCTTGATGGGGTCCTGTCCGAGAATCTCCACAGTGAGGCCGCCTGCGAGAGCGCGGGTGGCGATGCCACGTGCCATGTTGCCGTTACCGATGATGGTCATGTTGGTCATGGGAGTCTTCTTTCCGAGGATGCGGGCGAGGAAATTTTTCATGGAGTCTGCTCTGCTGGGGTTGTTTGTTGAAGCTACAACTAAATATAGATGCAGAAGCTTGAACTGTCAAGTAAAAGTCCCTAGGCCTGGACCCCCACGGTCTTCAGGTAGTTCCGGATCCCGTCCACCACCATCTGGTGGTCCTCGTCAGAGCTCAGCCCGGACACGGTGATGGCCCCGACCACGCCGGCCCCACGAACACGGACGGGAAAAGAACCTCCGGCCAATGTGTAGTCCTCGTGGGCTAGCCAACCGCCGCCCAGTGGGCTGTGCCCGCGGACCGAGAACTCCTCGGACAACAAGGCCGTGCTGTGCTCGAACCTCAGTACGGACGCGGATTTCCGGCGGATCCACTCTTCCTGGTCCGCCGTGGCGCCGGGAAGGACACACCGAAAGAGCATGAGGTTGTGCCGGCGGATATCGATCGCCACGCCAAACCCTGACGAGATCGCATGGTTCGCGATCAAGGAGCCCAAACGCCAGGCGTCGTGGTGGTCGAAGGAAGCGAAAACCAA from Arthrobacter sp. StoSoilB20 includes these protein-coding regions:
- a CDS encoding glycogen debranching N-terminal domain-containing protein, producing the protein MTAWNEDTEAGASELGAVTVVEGSSFCISSHSGDIHGGGSQGSYYQDTRIVSRWILRINGALREPLVARNPTAFQAEYVGRACSADGRFDSPLVVQHQRNVGAGLRDDITIRNYSGQDAPCEVELLLDADLADLFDVKGGRTNKAGAPTRNVHGHELHIDSLHSSGQRRGVAFRASGAAVSEDGLRFHVSIPARSQWSTSVIALPLVNGEGPTDPFTETTPLHHTPGVRRHIAWEEHVPRISVTDTNVEEVLERSQRDLGSLRIFDPAHPDRVAVAAGAPWFMALFGRDSLLSSYMSLMVDPRLAAGTLQTLAALQGSKVDVDSEEEPGRMPHEVRLGVTAGLSLGGTAYYGTADATPLFVSTLGELSRWGLGADIIDSLLPHADRAIEWMEQYGDRDGDGFIEYQRPNEHGLVNQGWKDSWDGINFADGRMAETPIALCEVQAYAYAAYVGRSLLARAAGDTAVERRCADRAETLKEAFNEAFWLPDRGYFALALDKDKKPVDSCTSNMGHCLWVGIVDEDKAPLVAERLMSPEMFTGWGIRTLGSDMGAYNPVSYHNGSVWPHDTALAATGLMRYGFVKEASRVASGLFDAAEHFGGQLPELFCGFDRGDFSKPVPYPTACSPQAWAAAAPVQLARILLRFDPDFTRNVLHLAPILPDAYGSFRADNVLLGNSRITVQAAGSSGTVTGLPPGLELRSDPRPPLTGEMFG
- a CDS encoding GNAT family N-acetyltransferase, which encodes MTETIRTATTHDAGKLAELAAVTFPLACPPGSSPADIQAHLEKTLSEANFKDYLTDANITILVLDNDGQLTGYTMLIAKPASDPDVAAVLSALPSTELSKCYVHPDHHGKGAATQLIKASLAHAADRGAAGVWLGVNSENAKAIRFYEKSGFQRVGTKSFKLGNTVEHDYVMEHRL
- a CDS encoding universal stress protein, producing MTIVVGYVPTPEGEAALTQAIAEAKKSNDTLLVINSSKGDALVDNRYAQEPEIQSIEDRLAEHGIQHIIKQPIRGHDAAAEVLDAAEEHDAGLIVIGLRRRSPVGKLIMGSVSQRILLEADCPVLAVKAD
- a CDS encoding tripartite tricarboxylate transporter permease translates to MDVWSSLMDGFSTALTPLNLMYAMIGVILGTAVGVLPGLGPAMTVALLLPVTYALEPTSAFIMFAGIYYGGMYGGSTTSILLNTPGESSSVVTAIEGNKMAKAGRAAQALATAAIGSFVAGTIGTTLLAVCAPIVVKFAVSLGSPSYFAIMMLALLAVTAVLGKSRLRGFASLGLGLAIGLVGLDSVTGQSRLTFGIPLLSDGLDIVVVAVAIFAVGEALWVAAHLRRTPLHIIPVGRPWMGKKDWQRSWKPWLRGTVFGFPFGALPAGGAEIPTFLSYVTEKRLSKHPEEFGHGAIEGVAGPEAANNAAAAGTLTPMLALGLPTNATAAVMLAAFTSYGIQPGPQLFSSQGPLVWALIASLFIGNLLLLLINLPLAPLWAKLLQLPRPYLYAGILFFATLGAYSVNLQAFDLVILLVLGALGFMMRRFGLPVLPLILGVILGPRLEGQLRKTLQLSAGDPAGLFSEPIAIGIYVIIAIILAWPLVLKLIRRNRPAAVFAGPSEQFAGPPEQAAPVETATAAPIEPTTTTHRNQEKP
- a CDS encoding tripartite tricarboxylate transporter TctB family protein; amino-acid sequence: MSSPATGLKGRAELGVALLLGVVGVLVFLDANGLVTPYSKSDPVGPKTVPFIVAGILLICAVMLAINVLRGGKGEAEEGEDVDLTHPADWKTILPLAGAFLLNILLIDWAGWVISGTILFWGSVLALGSRRYIRDGIISVALSLLTFYGFYLGLGIALPAGLLEGIL
- a CDS encoding tripartite tricarboxylate transporter substrate-binding protein, with the protein product MRQIRALRIAAVAAGIALMATGCGATGKSSTGTESSGAAAGPITGLQIMVPNTPGGGYDTTARAAAKVLDDEKIANNTEVFNLAGAGGTVGLARVVNEKGNGDLTMLMGLGVVGASYTNKSQSKLTDTTPLAKLIEEPGAIMVSKDSPYKTIDDLVKAWKADPASISVGGGSSPGGPDHLLPMQLAGAVGIDATKVNFVSYDGGGDLLPAILGNKLGFAASGAGEYLEQIKSGEVRVLATSGEKRLEGVDAPTLKESNIDLVFSNWRGVVAPPGISDADKQSLIAALEKMHESAGWKEALKTHSWTDAFVTGDEFKTFLTDQDKRVADVLTKLGLA
- a CDS encoding sensor histidine kinase gives rise to the protein MSLAGQYLVLQLLIVLAVLVAVVAISLAQSAAAFERTEGRRALSAAEALGNNPTVRALLPTAEPRGGSALPAVAESVRTVSGSAHVALAKLDGTVITASDPGLIGRPLPLGESRVMEGRAWTGVLNGSNGAVLSAHVPVIDDSGNMIGIASISRNYPSTLERLGDAVPNLLTYLGVASILGVAGSLLLSRRVKRQTLGMEPREITGLVENREAMLQGLKEGVVALDPHERITVANQSARQLLGLPADCVGKKLRSLHVDPALKTVLTREQSDPDQLVLVGERLVVMNRVALHSHGRDIGSVTTLRDRTELSSLESELGATRTVTDTLRAQAHEFANQLHVISGLIQIGEYDSVVQFVNGATVDRTRLSDDVTSRIEDPALAALLIAKASLAAERGVELQLDPQSALPRVDEELSRDVTTVVGNLVDNAFDAVTGRAGALVRVLVVDSHDGVTVTVRDNGPGVPSGATEDIFRQGFSTKDPGPGDARGFGLALSRVICRRSGGGLTFSNDNGAVFTARFRKADPGPAVSGRTDPGNTGPGKAGATGPGTTGPATKDRNSNKGATQP
- a CDS encoding response regulator, producing MIKVLIVDDDFMVAKVHAGFIQRTPGFGVVGVAHTGAQALIETRRLQPDLVLLDIHLPDINGLELMHQLRDVAPDLDVLVISAAREVETVRKALRGGIVHYLIKPFSQSDLQERLQHYLSAYQGLDASKVEAEQSDVNRVFGLGISERTLPKGCSVETLELVESALKSAPGDLSAAELAEQLGTSRVSARRYLEYLHDEGALEVRLKYGVGRPERRYVLKGR
- a CDS encoding NAD(P)-binding domain-containing protein, which codes for MKNFLARILGKKTPMTNMTIIGNGNMARGIATRALAGGLTVEILGQDPIKAQELAAELGARVTSGTTAAAPQGDIVVLAVPFDAAKSIVSTYGEALAGKTIVDITNPVNFETFDSLVVEPGTSAAEEIAQLAPSGSHVVKAFNTTFAGTLVAGESGGKPLDVFIAGDDDAATAAVSGLVSAGGMRPLVVGPLKRARELEGFQFVLMTMQANPAFEDFNWDTGLLVTK
- a CDS encoding heme-degrading domain-containing protein, with protein sequence MTDSPRIAELKQQEEELVFASFDHHDAWRLGSLIANHAISSGFGVAIDIRRHNLMLFRCVLPGATADQEEWIRRKSASVLRFEHSTALLSEEFSVRGHSPLGGGWLAHEDYTLAGGSFPVRVRGAGVVGAITVSGLSSDEDHQMVVDGIRNYLKTVGVQA